The Candidatus Uhrbacteria bacterium genome has a segment encoding these proteins:
- a CDS encoding beta-propeller domain-containing protein, which produces MSQLTGPTCEDCIVSGRYLYSVDTNSFDIVDITNATAPRRVFSTTTSNGEKVRVQGSYAYAILGGNSVRVFDVTNATSPIQIASIALTSPSALAVSGRFLYVNNSTAVRVYDIADPNNPTLLGSVAIGNTPGEIDVAGKYLYITHNDLSVVDVSSSTNPRIVIQDLSLGSNGIDVYGRYGVVGISGGIQIIDFGGLETHAARIGALEVGSITGWNDADFGGTLRVGTSLQVGRQGIFTLGSLAVGATNTTSTIEYAVSSTRGEFSGGLSVGGVSVCLSNGTNCPAGSGTDTLQSVTARGSFTTTTAQFFGGFVAASSSVTGTFAVAGTSTFCAMSMSVPLPTMFSSTPTLSSMAMISLPLTILVRFLRSSPMACLLPEKPVLPCLETDSSIRPMVHSLFRPTAHS; this is translated from the coding sequence GTGAGCCAGCTTACCGGACCTACTTGCGAAGATTGTATTGTTTCAGGCCGTTATCTTTATAGCGTAGATACAAACTCCTTTGACATTGTTGACATAACAAATGCAACGGCTCCTCGAAGAGTATTCTCAACTACCACTTCGAACGGTGAGAAAGTGAGAGTCCAGGGTAGCTATGCCTATGCGATTCTGGGTGGAAATAGTGTCCGCGTTTTTGATGTAACAAACGCTACCAGCCCGATACAGATTGCTTCCATTGCCCTTACTTCGCCGTCAGCATTGGCTGTTTCGGGGCGGTTCCTCTATGTAAATAACAGTACCGCTGTTCGTGTGTACGATATCGCTGATCCGAATAATCCGACATTATTGGGCTCAGTTGCTATCGGCAATACTCCGGGCGAGATTGATGTAGCAGGAAAATATCTTTATATAACGCATAATGATTTGTCTGTAGTTGATGTTTCGAGTTCGACGAATCCACGCATCGTGATTCAGGATTTATCGCTCGGTAGTAACGGTATCGATGTGTATGGCCGCTATGGTGTCGTTGGTATTAGTGGAGGTATTCAAATAATTGATTTTGGAGGTCTTGAAACGCATGCGGCACGCATTGGGGCCCTGGAAGTCGGTTCAATTACGGGTTGGAACGATGCTGATTTTGGAGGCACGCTTCGTGTAGGGACATCGCTTCAAGTTGGTCGCCAGGGCATTTTTACATTAGGTTCGCTTGCTGTAGGTGCGACAAATACCACATCAACTATTGAGTACGCGGTCTCATCCACGCGCGGTGAGTTTTCGGGAGGATTGAGTGTTGGCGGTGTGTCTGTCTGTTTATCAAATGGAACAAACTGCCCTGCTGGCAGCGGAACAGACACCCTCCAGTCGGTCACCGCACGCGGCAGCTTCACGACCACCACCGCCCAGTTCTTTGGCGGCTTTGTGGCAGCTTCCTCTTCTGTCACAGGAACCTTTGCTGTTGCCGGAACAAGCACCTTTTGCGCGATGTCTATGTCGGTACCTCTACCTACGATGTTTTCCTCAACTCCGACTTTGTCCTCGATGGCAATGATCTCTTTGCCGCTGACAATATTGGTTCGGTTTCTTCGATCTTCTCCAATGGCATGCTTGTTACCGGAGAAACCGGTCCTACCTTGTTTGGAGACGGATTCATCAATCAGACCGATGGTGCACTCGTTATTTCGGCCAACAGCTCATTCTTGA